From Mycobacterium cookii:
ATCTCCGTTGTCGAGATCGGTGAGGCTAGGTTCCTCACCGTAGAAGCCACCTTTGACCGGACCGCCGGCGACGAACACCGGTCCGGCGGTACCGTGGTCGGTGCCTCCTGCGCCGTTGGCTTTCACCCGCCGTCCGAATTCTGAATACGCCATCAGGACGACGCTTTTGCCGTATTTGTCGCCGGCCATCTGCTTGAGGAACGGGGTGACGGCCTGGTCGAGCTTTTGCAAGAGCGGTTGCTGGACGCCGCGCTCCACGATGTGGGTGTCGAATCCACCGAGTTGCACCGAATACACCCGGGTGGGTACCGCCGCCTTGACGGCTGCCGCGACCATGCCCAGCTGTCCGGCCAGCGATCGGGGTTTCATCGCGGGGGGTTTGATCGAGCGGAACGTCGTATCGGTAATGCGGGTCGCACGGTAGGCCTCGCAGACTGACGCCATCGCGGGTGTGTCGCCGGGGTCGTCTGCACCGAGGGCGTCCATGGTCTCGGCGAATCTCACCGCCGACTCCATCTCCTTCGACGTGGATAGCGCCGCGGCCGTTGACTTTTCGCCGACCGCCAAGGGCGGCAGCACCGGTCCGATGTTGACGGCACGCAGCGGGTCGGTGCCGGTGACATCCAGCCATCGGCCGATCCAACCGGACGGTACAGGTTCGGACGGGGACGCCGTCTGCCAGATGTCCATCGACCGGAAATGACTGTGATCCGGCTTCGGATAGCTCACGCCGCGCACGATCGCCAGCTTCCGGTCCTTCCATACCTGCTCGAGGCCCTTCAGCGCGGGATTGAGACCCAGCTGGTCGTCCAAATGCAGGACATCGCTCGGGGCATAGGCCAGTTGGGGGCGTAGATCGTGGTAAGCGTTGTCGGCGTAGGGGATTACGGTATTGAGGCCGTCGTTGCCGCCGTAGAGCGTGACAATCACCAGCACGCCGCTTCCCTCCGCGAGGGGTCGCTCCTGAGCCGCGTGCATCAGGTCTGGCCAGCTGCAACTCACCGCGCCCGAGAGCAAGCCGGCGGCGCCGGCGCTGGCGGCCAGAAACTTACGGCGACTCAAATCGGGCATCGGCAGTCCCTATGACGTCAGGTATTCGGGAGTGTTGACCGCGGCGGCGACGAGCTGAACGGGTCGGCGCACCAACGGCTTTAATGCAGTGACGGTTCGGTCGGACCAAGACCCGATCCCGATCAAATAGCCCACCGCATCGATCCGGTCACCGGCGGATGCGTCTTCGACGGGGGAGGCATCGCCGGCGCGGACCAGCTGGATTGCGGCACGCATCCGCACGTCGGCGCTGGCGGTCGACATCCACGCTCGGCCATGCGGCCAACCACCGACATCGGGCGGATAAAACGGCCGCTGGCCGAGCGCCTTGAGGGTGTTGTCCACCATCGTGATTCGGGCTTGAGGGTCGAGCGAAACTTTCAGCGTCCGGACGACTCCAACGAGCCATTCGATCGGCGTGTTGACGATCGCGGCGCGGCTATTGACGAATTCGTCGTCGGTCAGGATGGCTCTGGTCAGCGCGCGCAGATCGCGGCCGGGGCCGTAGGCGGTGATCAGGCGGTCCATTGCCTGCGGCGACGGTGGGTTGTCGG
This genomic window contains:
- a CDS encoding DUF1501 domain-containing protein — protein: MPDLSRRKFLAASAGAAGLLSGAVSCSWPDLMHAAQERPLAEGSGVLVIVTLYGGNDGLNTVIPYADNAYHDLRPQLAYAPSDVLHLDDQLGLNPALKGLEQVWKDRKLAIVRGVSYPKPDHSHFRSMDIWQTASPSEPVPSGWIGRWLDVTGTDPLRAVNIGPVLPPLAVGEKSTAAALSTSKEMESAVRFAETMDALGADDPGDTPAMASVCEAYRATRITDTTFRSIKPPAMKPRSLAGQLGMVAAAVKAAVPTRVYSVQLGGFDTHIVERGVQQPLLQKLDQAVTPFLKQMAGDKYGKSVVLMAYSEFGRRVKANGAGGTDHGTAGPVFVAGGPVKGGFYGEEPSLTDLDNGDLKGTTDFRDIYFELLSTTLETDPTPSVGAGRRSLGFL